In Thermomonas carbonis, a single genomic region encodes these proteins:
- a CDS encoding glycoside hydrolase family 13 protein, with amino-acid sequence MRTILCTLALLLGFSAPVRAIDIERVEPANWWVGMQHNRVELLVHGNGIATSTPRLSHHGVAIVDVQKTDNPNYLFVTVEIAADATPGNFDIAFVDAGKIVATHPWRLDAREPGSAQRRGFDAHDAIYLITPDRFANGDPSNDSVPGMREAANRASPNGRHGGDIAGIRKHLDYIAGMGFTQLWPTPFLENDQPEYSYHGYAITDLYKTDPRMGSNEDVRALSREAKSKGVGIVMDIVLNHIGSQHWWMRDLPAKDWINHGGRFAPTNHRRTTVQDPHAAPADREAFTDGWFVDAMPDLNQRNPHLARYLIQNTLWWIEYAGLSGIREDTFGYADADFLSAWAKAVLTEYPNFAMVGEEWSINPMVVAHWQRGKQNASGHVPHMPSMMDFPIHIALRTALVQPEGWDTGWVNLYEMLANDFVYPDPDALVVFAENHDTARLFAHLDGDLAAWKLGMAYLATVRGTPQFYYGSEVLLRGPKERNDGQLRADMPGGWAGDTANAFTGNGLSAAQRDAQAYTRALFDWRKRTPLLHTGKLTHFAPQDGVYVYFRHEGGRSVMVALNKNAKPTSLALDRFDAFLRGRTARDALSAKPVGMGRALELPAMSATLLEIE; translated from the coding sequence ATGCGCACGATCCTCTGCACGCTCGCGTTGCTGCTCGGCTTTTCCGCACCCGTGCGCGCCATCGACATCGAACGCGTCGAACCCGCCAACTGGTGGGTCGGCATGCAGCACAACCGGGTCGAGTTGCTGGTGCACGGCAACGGCATCGCGACATCGACGCCGCGGCTGTCGCACCACGGCGTGGCCATCGTCGATGTGCAGAAGACCGACAACCCCAACTACCTGTTCGTGACCGTCGAGATCGCGGCCGACGCCACGCCCGGCAACTTCGACATCGCCTTCGTCGACGCCGGCAAGATCGTGGCGACGCATCCGTGGCGACTCGACGCGCGCGAGCCCGGCTCCGCGCAGCGCCGCGGCTTCGATGCGCACGATGCGATCTACCTGATCACGCCCGATCGCTTCGCCAACGGCGATCCATCCAACGACAGCGTCCCCGGCATGCGCGAAGCCGCCAACCGCGCGAGTCCGAACGGCCGTCACGGAGGCGACATCGCCGGCATCCGCAAGCACCTGGACTACATCGCCGGCATGGGCTTCACCCAGCTGTGGCCGACGCCGTTCCTGGAAAACGACCAACCCGAATACAGCTATCACGGCTACGCGATCACCGATCTCTACAAGACCGATCCGCGCATGGGCAGCAACGAGGACGTGCGTGCGCTGTCGCGCGAGGCGAAGTCGAAGGGCGTCGGCATCGTCATGGACATCGTGCTCAACCATATCGGCTCGCAGCACTGGTGGATGCGCGATCTGCCGGCGAAGGACTGGATCAACCACGGCGGCAGGTTTGCGCCGACCAACCATCGCCGCACCACGGTGCAGGATCCGCATGCGGCACCGGCGGATCGCGAGGCCTTCACCGACGGCTGGTTCGTCGATGCGATGCCCGACCTCAACCAGCGCAACCCGCACCTGGCGCGCTATCTCATCCAGAACACGTTGTGGTGGATCGAGTACGCCGGGCTTTCCGGGATCCGCGAGGACACCTTCGGCTATGCCGATGCTGACTTCCTCAGCGCGTGGGCGAAGGCGGTGCTCACCGAGTACCCGAACTTCGCGATGGTCGGCGAGGAATGGAGCATCAACCCGATGGTCGTCGCCCATTGGCAGCGCGGCAAACAGAACGCCAGCGGCCATGTCCCGCACATGCCCAGCATGATGGACTTCCCGATCCACATCGCCCTGCGCACAGCGCTGGTGCAGCCGGAAGGCTGGGACACGGGCTGGGTGAATCTGTACGAGATGCTGGCCAACGATTTCGTCTACCCGGATCCCGATGCGCTGGTGGTGTTCGCCGAGAACCACGACACCGCGCGCCTGTTCGCCCACCTGGACGGCGACCTGGCCGCATGGAAGCTCGGCATGGCCTACCTGGCCACCGTGCGCGGCACGCCGCAGTTCTATTACGGCTCCGAAGTGCTGCTGCGCGGCCCGAAGGAACGCAACGACGGCCAGCTGCGCGCCGACATGCCCGGCGGCTGGGCCGGCGATACCGCGAATGCCTTCACCGGCAACGGATTGAGCGCCGCGCAACGCGACGCACAGGCCTACACCCGCGCGCTGTTCGACTGGCGCAAACGCACGCCATTGCTGCACACCGGCAAGCTCACCCACTTCGCGCCGCAGGATGGCGTGTACGTGTACTTCCGCCACGAAGGCGGGCGTAGCGTGATGGTGGCCCTCAACAAGAACGCCAAGCCGACATCGCTCGCGCTGGATCGCTTCGATGCTTTCCTGCGCGGCCGCACGGCGCGCGATGCGCTGAGCGCCAAGCCAGTGGGGATGGGCAGGGCACTTGAACTGCCGGCGATGTCGGCAACGCTACTGGAGATCGAATGA
- a CDS encoding glutamate--cysteine ligase — protein sequence MSGPSNANDTPITDYRQLVEVIASGEKPIEAWRIGTEHEKFGFRLDDLRPPTFDGERGIEAVLKGLTRFGWTPYEESVDGQPARVIALTKDMASVTLEPAGQLELSGAPVETIHDTCKEVGSHLREVRAVADELQLGFLGMGFQPKWRRDEMPWMPKGRYRIMRDYMPKVGTLGLDMMTRTCTVQVNLDYASEADMVKKFRVSLALQPIATALFADSPFTEGKPNGQLSYRSHIWTDTDRDRTGMLDFVFEDGFGYERYVDYLLDVPMYFSYRDGEYIDASGKSFRKFLRRELDVLPGALPTIRDWNDHMTTAFPEVRMKKFLEMRGADGGPWNRLCALPAFWVGLLYDDAALDAAWDLVKDFSMVERNALRDGVPKLALKTPFRNGTLRDIAIEALKIAHAGLRRRAKADACGTDESGFLEPLMDIADAGETPAERKLALFHGEWNGSVDPVFREFAY from the coding sequence ATGTCCGGACCCAGCAACGCCAACGACACCCCGATCACCGATTACCGGCAGCTAGTCGAGGTCATAGCCTCCGGCGAAAAGCCGATCGAGGCCTGGCGCATCGGCACCGAGCACGAAAAATTCGGCTTCCGCCTGGATGACCTGCGGCCGCCGACCTTCGACGGCGAGCGCGGCATCGAGGCCGTGCTGAAAGGACTCACGCGCTTCGGTTGGACGCCGTACGAGGAAAGCGTGGATGGCCAGCCTGCGCGGGTGATCGCGCTGACCAAGGACATGGCCTCGGTGACATTGGAGCCGGCCGGGCAACTGGAACTCTCCGGCGCGCCGGTCGAAACCATCCACGACACCTGCAAGGAAGTCGGCAGCCACCTGCGCGAGGTGCGTGCGGTCGCCGATGAATTGCAGCTCGGCTTCCTCGGCATGGGCTTCCAGCCGAAGTGGCGGCGCGACGAGATGCCGTGGATGCCGAAGGGCCGCTACCGGATCATGCGCGACTACATGCCGAAGGTCGGCACGCTGGGCCTGGACATGATGACGCGCACCTGCACGGTGCAGGTCAACCTGGATTACGCATCCGAAGCGGACATGGTGAAGAAGTTCCGAGTGTCGCTGGCGCTGCAACCGATCGCCACTGCGCTGTTCGCGGATTCGCCGTTCACCGAAGGCAAGCCGAACGGCCAGCTCAGCTACCGCTCGCATATCTGGACCGACACCGACCGCGACCGCACCGGAATGCTCGACTTCGTGTTCGAGGACGGTTTCGGCTACGAGCGTTACGTCGATTACCTGCTCGACGTGCCGATGTACTTCAGCTATCGCGACGGCGAATACATCGATGCCAGCGGCAAGTCGTTCCGCAAGTTCCTGCGCCGCGAACTGGACGTGCTGCCCGGCGCGCTGCCAACGATCCGCGACTGGAACGACCACATGACCACCGCCTTCCCGGAAGTGCGGATGAAGAAGTTCCTGGAGATGCGCGGCGCCGATGGTGGTCCGTGGAACCGGCTTTGCGCGTTGCCGGCGTTCTGGGTCGGCCTGTTGTATGACGATGCCGCGCTGGATGCGGCGTGGGACCTGGTCAAGGATTTCTCGATGGTCGAACGCAACGCCTTGCGCGATGGCGTGCCGAAGCTCGCGCTGAAGACGCCGTTCCGCAACGGCACCCTGCGCGACATTGCCATCGAGGCCTTGAAAATCGCGCATGCAGGCTTGCGTCGCCGGGCCAAGGCGGATGCCTGCGGCACCGACGAATCCGGTTTCCTCGAACCGCTGATGGACATCGCCGATGCAGGCGAGACCCCGGCGGAGCGCAAGCTCGCCCTGTTCCATGGCGAGTGGAACGGCAGCGTGGACCCGGTGTTCCGCGAATTCGCCTATTGA